The following is a genomic window from Chitinophaga caseinilytica.
CCGGCGTTGATGATCTTGCGTTTCACACCGGATTCGTAGGGAACGTCGAGCTGGATGATCTGGTCTTTAATGTCTGCCTGGTAAACGGCAACGTCCAGGCCCAGGCGGTTGTTCAGGAAACGAACGTCTGCACCGAATTCGAAGTTACCCGCCATGGAAGGCTTCAGGTTCTGGTTCGGCAGCAGGTCGGGCTGGAAAATGTTGTTGATGGGCAGGTTGGCCTGGCCGGCACCGTTCCAGATAGAGCCGGTCACATAACCGGTGTTGTTCAGGAACGGATCGAGGTCGCCACCCACATAAGCATAGCTCGCACGGAGTTTACCATAAGTAACCCAGGAGGGCATGCTTTGCTTGAAAGTTTCGGTGAATTCCCACGCTGCGCTCACGGAGGGGTACAGGTAAGAATTGTCGCCGGAACCATTGGGATAGGTCAGTGCGCTGGACCAGTCGTTACGCGCCGTTACGTCCAGGAAGTAAGCGTTCTTGTAGGAAACGCTGGCGGCGGCAAACAACGAATTGATGCGTTTGCGGCCCAAAGCGTAGTAGTTGGAATTTACCGTTCCCACGCTGTTCTTCATGTCGTAGAGACCGGGGGTACGAAGACCGTCGCGGGTGTTCATATCCCATTTATTGCCGATCCCGGAGTTCCACATTTCTGCGCCTACGTTTACGTTGGCCGTCCAGTCTTTGTTGCGGATTTTCGGGGAGATCATGGCGATACCGGTGAGGGTATACTGCGTTTTGTTCTGCCCGGCGGTGGCGAACATACCGCGGGAACCGCCAAAGTTGGGGCCCCAGCCGAGCTGGCGGCGGTCGTCAGACAACTGTTCGTTGCTGAAGTTACCGCGAAGCACGAATTTCATCCAGTCGGTTGCAGTGATGTTGAAAGCGAGGTTACCCATGAAAAGGCTTTCCTTGCGTTTCCAGCTGTCTTCGTTCAGCGTCCACCAGTAGTCGATACCGGGATATTCACCGAGTGCGTCCAGGAGGTCGCGGCCGTTCTGGGTAGGCACTTTGTAGCGGGATTTCCAGAAGTCTACGTTATAGTTACGGGGGAACACGTAAATGAATTTACGGCCCACGTTTTCGTTGGTGTAGTCGCCACCCTGGCGGGTGGGGTTCAGCGAAGTGGAGGTGGCGTAGGATGCGCCGCCTTCAACGGAGAGGTATTTGGAAACGATGGCAGACGACTTCAGGGAAAACACATCGCGTTTGAAGCCGTTGTTGGGCATTACGCTGTTATTGTCCAGGTGGGAGTACGAAGCGCGGAAGTTCGCGTTTTCGTTCCCGCCTTCCACCGCAACGTTGGTGTTGTAGTATTTACCGGTCTGGTAAGAATTTTTCCAGTTGTTGGGTTGTGCGCTGAAGGGGGCGAATTCGCCGTTGGGCAGCTTTACGTTCTGGCCGAGCATTTCAGGGCCGTAGCTGTAGCCGCCAACCCAGTCGATCGCCTGCACGCCGCCTGCTTCCTGGCGGAAGTAGGGGTTTTGGCCGGCCCCGTATTTGTTTTGCAGGGCGATGGGCGTTCTGTACACGCTTTCCATTTGAACGGTCTGACTCACGTCTACACCAATCCCTTTGCGGGAGGTGCCTTTTTTGGTGGTGATGAGCACGGCGCCGTTGATGGCGCGGGAGCCGTAGAGTGCTGTGGCGGCGGCGCCTTTCAGTACGGTAACGGTCTCGAAATCGTCCGGGTTGAAGTTTTTCAGGACGTTACCGAAATTCACGGCATTGTCTGACGCGTCGTTCTCGAAGATGGTACCGTCGATCACGAAGATCGGCTGATCTTTCCCGTTGAGCGATTTAGCGCCGCGGAGTACGATGCGGCTGGCAGCCTGGGGGCCGCCGGCAGCGCCGGAGATGTCTACGCCGGCTACTTTACCCTGGAGGGCGGCAACCGGGTTGATGGAATTCGTTTTGGCGATTTCGGCGCCTTTGAGCTCGGTAACTGCGTAACCGAGTTTACGTTGTTCGCGCTTGAAGCCCATGGCGGTTACCACTACTTCGTTGAGCGAGCGTTGATCGTCTTTCAGCACGATGTTGAAAGAGGATGCGGAGGCGGGTACTTCCTGCTGGGCGTAGCCCATGAAGGTGAAAAGCAGCGTGGCGGAGGGCTCTACGCTGATTTTGAAGGAACCGTCGGCGGTGGTGACGGTACCGTTGGAAGTACCTTTTTCCAGGATGGTGACGCCTGGGAGTGGCGTTCCGGTGGCATCTTTAACCGAGCCGGATACTGCTTTTTTTGCTGCGCCCAGGCGTGCGGGGCGAGGCAGCATAACAGCAACGTGGCAAGCAGAAGAATTCTTCGCATAGCTTCCTTAGATTTTAATTTGTGATACTTGAATGAAAAACATTAAAAAATAGATAACCCTTATCGTCTTGAACGAAGCGATGCGGAGGTCATAACGGGTATGCGCATCCAGGCATAGCGATCATTCATGGCAATGCAATTCCATCCGGCGTGGAAGGCCGGTCTACATACGGTTGAATCGGTGGCTGATAATAAATGGAGGGTGATGGTTTCCGTTAATTGGCTTTATATCCCCTGTTCACTG
Proteins encoded in this region:
- a CDS encoding SusC/RagA family TonB-linked outer membrane protein encodes the protein MLPRPARLGAAKKAVSGSVKDATGTPLPGVTILEKGTSNGTVTTADGSFKISVEPSATLLFTFMGYAQQEVPASASSFNIVLKDDQRSLNEVVVTAMGFKREQRKLGYAVTELKGAEIAKTNSINPVAALQGKVAGVDISGAAGGPQAASRIVLRGAKSLNGKDQPIFVIDGTIFENDASDNAVNFGNVLKNFNPDDFETVTVLKGAAATALYGSRAINGAVLITTKKGTSRKGIGVDVSQTVQMESVYRTPIALQNKYGAGQNPYFRQEAGGVQAIDWVGGYSYGPEMLGQNVKLPNGEFAPFSAQPNNWKNSYQTGKYYNTNVAVEGGNENANFRASYSHLDNNSVMPNNGFKRDVFSLKSSAIVSKYLSVEGGASYATSTSLNPTRQGGDYTNENVGRKFIYVFPRNYNVDFWKSRYKVPTQNGRDLLDALGEYPGIDYWWTLNEDSWKRKESLFMGNLAFNITATDWMKFVLRGNFSNEQLSDDRRQLGWGPNFGGSRGMFATAGQNKTQYTLTGIAMISPKIRNKDWTANVNVGAEMWNSGIGNKWDMNTRDGLRTPGLYDMKNSVGTVNSNYYALGRKRINSLFAAASVSYKNAYFLDVTARNDWSSALTYPNGSGDNSYLYPSVSAAWEFTETFKQSMPSWVTYGKLRASYAYVGGDLDPFLNNTGYVTGSIWNGAGQANLPINNIFQPDLLPNQNLKPSMAGNFEFGADVRFLNNRLGLDVAVYQADIKDQIIQLDVPYESGVKRKIINAGHFRNRGIEVAINARPIEGKNFGWDLTLNGSRNINTIIKLDPAISTYELSSDQDVRAIAQVGKAYGELVTDYAYVRDPKTGLPVINNGGTSFKRGFASVGNITPDFNLGLNNNFTYKNWSLGFLIQARIGGDIFSASHQYGTGRGTLESTLPGRDAASGGLAWTDAEGRQRNDGMIPDGVFENGTKRTVNGNEVDLSGMTYRDAYNKGYVTAMSPFNYYSMIGDWGIGIREASVFDATYVALREVSVGYNMPSSITSKLKLSKLRVMLVGRNLGYLFNNLPDNINPEGIRNNATSAFSEYGGTPFVRNMAFTVQVGF